In Microbacterium foliorum, the following proteins share a genomic window:
- the rplK gene encoding 50S ribosomal protein L11, translating to MAPKKKVTGLIKLQINAGAANPAPPIGPALGQHGVNIMEFCKAYNAATESQRGNVIPVEITVYEDRSFTFILKTPPAAELIKKAAGVPKGSSTPHTVKVAKITKDQVRQIAETKQADLNANDIEAASKIIAGTARSMGITVEG from the coding sequence ATGGCACCGAAGAAGAAGGTGACCGGCCTGATCAAGCTTCAGATCAACGCCGGTGCAGCCAACCCGGCGCCGCCGATCGGCCCCGCGCTCGGTCAGCATGGCGTCAACATCATGGAGTTCTGCAAGGCGTACAACGCCGCGACCGAGTCGCAGCGCGGCAACGTCATCCCCGTCGAGATCACCGTCTACGAGGACCGCAGCTTCACGTTCATCCTGAAGACCCCGCCGGCCGCGGAGCTCATCAAGAAGGCCGCCGGCGTGCCCAAGGGCTCGTCGACGCCTCACACGGTCAAGGTCGCGAAGATCACCAAGGACCAGGTCCGTCAGATCGCCGAGACCAAGCAGGCCGACCTGAACGCGAACGACATCGAGGCTGCCTCGAAGATCATCGCCGGCACCGCCCGTTCCATGGGCATCACGGTCGAGGGCTGA
- a CDS encoding transporter substrate-binding domain-containing protein, with the protein MSRRLIAVTALVVAAAALTACSGSTTPAESSSSEGGSDFGLVNDGVLTVATEGTYRPFSFHGDGGTGDLTGFDVEIIQAVADKLDLEIEFQETQWDAIFAGLDAGRFDLIANQVSINEERQEKYLFSTPYTVSPGVIVVAEDDDSISSFDDLEGKTTAQSLTSNWYELATESGATVEGVEGWAQAVELLRQGRVDATVNDKLTFLDYETTNSPSALKIAAETDEAGEQAFVFTKDKTDLVEAIDGALEELRADGTLAEISDKYFGEDVTQ; encoded by the coding sequence ATGTCCCGTCGCCTCATCGCCGTCACCGCACTGGTCGTCGCCGCAGCAGCACTCACCGCCTGCAGCGGAAGCACGACCCCCGCTGAGAGCAGCTCGAGCGAGGGCGGCTCGGACTTCGGTCTCGTCAACGACGGCGTGCTGACGGTCGCCACCGAAGGGACCTACCGTCCGTTCAGCTTCCACGGCGACGGTGGAACGGGTGACCTCACCGGCTTCGACGTCGAGATCATCCAGGCTGTCGCCGACAAGCTCGACCTCGAGATCGAGTTCCAGGAGACTCAGTGGGACGCGATCTTCGCGGGTCTCGACGCCGGACGCTTCGATCTCATCGCGAACCAGGTCAGCATCAACGAGGAGCGCCAGGAGAAATACCTGTTCAGCACTCCGTACACCGTCTCGCCCGGCGTCATCGTCGTCGCCGAGGACGACGACTCGATCTCGTCGTTCGACGATCTCGAAGGCAAGACCACCGCGCAGTCCCTCACCAGCAACTGGTACGAGCTGGCCACCGAGTCCGGCGCCACGGTCGAGGGCGTCGAGGGCTGGGCGCAGGCCGTCGAGCTGCTGCGTCAGGGCCGTGTCGACGCGACCGTCAATGACAAGCTGACCTTCCTCGACTACGAGACCACCAACAGCCCGTCCGCTCTGAAGATCGCCGCCGAGACCGATGAGGCCGGCGAGCAGGCGTTCGTGTTCACCAAGGACAAGACCGACCTCGTCGAGGCGATCGACGGCGCGCTGGAAGAGCTGCGCGCAGACGGCACCCTGGCCGAGATCAGCGACAAGTACTTCGGCGAAGACGTGACGCAGTAG
- the lysE gene encoding L-lysine exporter → MLPVLSGLGLGLSLIVAIGAQNVFVLRQGIRREHVLPVVIICAVSDALLIAAGVAGLGFVISAAPWLVVVARWAGALFLLAYGILAARRAWRGGEQLRVDPADAESSSARSNGAGPATATRTALAPVIATALALTWLNPHVYLDTVLMLGSIAATHGDERWLFAAGAITASILWFTALGFGARYLGRWLRTERSWRILDALIAVVMITLAVSLVLPVL, encoded by the coding sequence ATGCTCCCCGTGCTCTCCGGCCTCGGCCTCGGCCTCTCACTGATCGTCGCCATCGGCGCCCAGAACGTCTTCGTCCTTCGCCAGGGCATCCGCAGGGAACACGTGCTGCCCGTCGTCATCATCTGCGCCGTGTCCGACGCTCTGCTGATAGCTGCGGGCGTCGCCGGACTCGGATTCGTCATCTCGGCGGCTCCGTGGCTCGTCGTCGTGGCCCGCTGGGCTGGTGCGCTGTTCCTGCTGGCGTACGGGATCCTCGCGGCCCGCCGTGCGTGGCGGGGTGGTGAGCAGCTGCGGGTCGACCCGGCGGACGCCGAGAGCTCGAGTGCGCGATCGAACGGCGCAGGCCCTGCGACGGCGACTCGCACGGCGCTCGCCCCGGTGATCGCGACGGCGCTGGCGCTGACCTGGTTGAACCCCCATGTCTACCTCGACACCGTGCTGATGCTCGGGTCGATCGCGGCCACCCACGGTGACGAGCGCTGGCTGTTCGCGGCCGGCGCGATCACCGCCAGCATCCTGTGGTTCACCGCGCTGGGGTTCGGCGCCCGCTACCTCGGTCGCTGGCTGCGCACCGAACGCTCGTGGCGCATCCTCGACGCGCTCATCGCGGTCGTCATGATCACGCTGGCCGTCAGTCTGGTGCTGCCGGTGCTCTGA
- a CDS encoding LysR family transcriptional regulator ArgP, with the protein MKIDPELAATLAAVADEGTFDAASRVLGVTPSAVSQRLKSLEEQLGRVLVVRTKPARLTEAGESVVRLARQIALLEHDALVGLGLDDVNAPRTRIPLAVNADSMATWFLGPLARLSAAHELDFDLHRDDQNFTARLLESGTVMAAVTSEAEPVAGCSVSPLGVLEYHAMAAPTFARRWFGDGITAESLAVAPFVDFDRRDTLQHEWLSAMGVAQQGVPRHYVPASHDYALAVRLGLGWGMMPLLQNDHELVPLGGPPLRVSLYWQQWNLRSRLLDTIAAEVASEARRVLSR; encoded by the coding sequence GTGAAGATCGATCCAGAACTCGCCGCCACACTCGCCGCCGTCGCTGATGAAGGAACCTTCGACGCGGCATCCCGAGTGCTGGGGGTGACGCCCTCTGCGGTGAGCCAGCGATTGAAGAGCCTCGAGGAGCAGCTCGGACGCGTGCTCGTGGTGCGCACCAAGCCTGCGCGCCTCACGGAGGCCGGTGAGTCGGTCGTGCGACTGGCGCGGCAGATCGCGTTGCTCGAGCACGACGCTCTCGTCGGGCTGGGTCTCGACGACGTGAACGCGCCGCGCACCCGCATCCCTCTCGCCGTCAACGCCGACTCGATGGCGACGTGGTTCCTCGGCCCGCTGGCGAGGCTCTCCGCAGCGCACGAGCTCGACTTCGACCTGCATCGGGACGACCAGAACTTCACGGCCCGTCTGCTCGAATCCGGCACGGTCATGGCTGCGGTCACCAGCGAGGCGGAGCCCGTGGCCGGATGCTCCGTCTCACCGCTCGGCGTGCTGGAGTACCACGCGATGGCCGCGCCTACGTTCGCCCGGCGATGGTTCGGCGACGGCATCACGGCGGAGAGTCTCGCCGTCGCGCCGTTCGTGGACTTCGACCGTCGCGACACTCTTCAGCATGAGTGGCTGAGTGCCATGGGCGTCGCGCAGCAGGGGGTCCCCAGGCACTACGTGCCGGCGTCGCATGACTACGCGCTTGCCGTACGACTGGGGCTCGGGTGGGGAATGATGCCGCTTCTGCAGAACGATCACGAGCTGGTGCCGCTCGGCGGACCGCCGTTGCGCGTCAGCCTCTACTGGCAGCAGTGGAATCTACGGTCGCGGCTGCTCGACACGATCGCCGCCGAAGTCGCGTCCGAAGCGCGGCGAGTGCTGTCTCGCTGA
- the nusG gene encoding transcription termination/antitermination protein NusG translates to MSERYSDDADWATAAEQSSEEDEAQEGNVLAAEEQSVTPAEHVALHIEDVDGDDDAVAQDDDTDIDINDPEADAIVNDALNLDEAAETEAAAEVLNESVAEETAELEAAEADEVTPYDGPDVNGDEDAVAESDDDEDAEEDPYEAFRMDLRMLPGKWYVIHSYAGFERKVKANIEQRKSTLEVEDEIYQIEVPMEDVVEIKNGQRKMVTRVRIPGYVLVRMELTEDTWSVVRHTPGVTGFVGNAHNPTPLRFEEAFNMLKSLVEVKDVPTAKNIASKGGLAVARPLPAEVDFEVGETITIKEGSFAGLPGSISEIKPESGKLTVLVSLFERETPVELSFDQVTKMV, encoded by the coding sequence GTGTCTGAACGATATTCCGACGACGCCGACTGGGCGACGGCTGCTGAGCAGTCCAGCGAAGAGGACGAGGCCCAGGAGGGCAACGTGCTCGCTGCGGAAGAGCAGTCGGTCACACCGGCCGAACATGTCGCCCTCCACATCGAGGACGTCGACGGAGACGACGACGCCGTTGCGCAGGACGACGACACCGACATCGACATCAACGACCCGGAGGCGGACGCGATCGTGAACGACGCTCTCAACCTGGACGAAGCGGCTGAGACTGAAGCTGCCGCTGAGGTCCTCAACGAATCCGTGGCGGAAGAGACCGCTGAGCTCGAAGCCGCTGAGGCCGACGAGGTCACCCCGTACGACGGACCCGACGTCAACGGCGACGAAGACGCCGTAGCCGAGTCGGACGATGACGAGGACGCCGAGGAAGACCCGTACGAGGCGTTCCGCATGGACCTTCGGATGCTTCCGGGCAAGTGGTACGTCATCCACTCGTACGCCGGGTTCGAGCGCAAGGTCAAGGCCAACATCGAGCAGCGCAAGTCGACGCTCGAGGTCGAGGACGAGATCTACCAGATCGAGGTCCCGATGGAAGACGTGGTCGAGATCAAGAACGGCCAGCGCAAGATGGTCACCCGCGTGCGCATCCCGGGCTACGTGCTCGTGCGCATGGAGCTCACGGAAGACACCTGGTCGGTCGTGCGCCACACTCCCGGCGTCACCGGCTTCGTGGGCAACGCCCACAACCCGACGCCGCTGCGCTTCGAAGAGGCCTTCAACATGCTGAAGTCGCTCGTCGAGGTCAAGGACGTCCCGACCGCCAAGAACATCGCGTCGAAGGGCGGCCTCGCCGTCGCTCGTCCGCTTCCCGCCGAGGTCGACTTCGAGGTCGGCGAGACCATCACGATCAAGGAGGGCTCGTTCGCGGGGCTTCCCGGTTCGATCAGCGAGATCAAGCCCGAGAGCGGCAAGCTCACGGTGCTCGTGTCGCTCTTCGAGCGCGAGACCCCGGTCGAGCTGTCGTTCGACCAGGTCACGAAGATGGTCTGA
- a CDS encoding amino acid ABC transporter permease produces MENPWQLFLDSLGPIALAGVTVTVPLALVSFALGLVIAIGIALMRISVNPLLSGIARFYISVIRGTPMIVQLFVIFYGLGSIGLKIDPWPSAIIALSLNVGGYGAEVVRAAILSVPKGQWEAAYTVGMNRTRTLTRVILPQAARVSVPPLSNTFISLVKDTSLASLILVTELFKVAQQIASATLEFMVLYLAAALVYWVLCLVLSFGQSALERRLDRNVAH; encoded by the coding sequence ATGGAGAATCCCTGGCAGCTGTTCCTCGATTCGCTCGGCCCCATCGCCCTCGCGGGAGTGACGGTCACGGTGCCGCTCGCGCTGGTGTCGTTCGCCCTGGGGCTCGTGATCGCGATCGGGATCGCCCTGATGCGCATCTCGGTCAATCCGTTGCTGTCGGGCATCGCCAGGTTCTACATCTCGGTGATCCGAGGCACGCCGATGATCGTGCAGCTGTTCGTGATCTTCTACGGCCTCGGGTCGATCGGACTCAAGATCGACCCATGGCCCAGTGCCATCATCGCGCTGTCGCTCAACGTCGGCGGCTACGGGGCAGAGGTCGTGCGCGCCGCCATCCTGTCGGTACCCAAGGGGCAGTGGGAGGCGGCGTACACGGTAGGCATGAACCGCACGCGCACACTGACCCGGGTCATCCTCCCGCAGGCCGCCCGGGTCTCGGTGCCGCCCCTGTCGAACACGTTCATCTCGCTCGTGAAGGACACCTCGCTCGCCTCTCTGATCCTCGTGACCGAGCTCTTCAAGGTCGCGCAGCAGATCGCATCGGCGACTCTGGAGTTCATGGTGCTGTATCTCGCGGCCGCCCTGGTCTACTGGGTGCTGTGCCTCGTGCTGTCGTTCGGCCAGAGTGCACTCGAGAGGAGGCTCGATCGCAATGTCGCTCACTGA
- the rplA gene encoding 50S ribosomal protein L1: protein MATKSKAYKAAAEKIEADRFYTPSEAVALAKETGSTKFDSTVEVALKLAVDPRKADQMVRGTVILPHGTGKTARVIVFATGPAAEAAIAAGADEVGGAELIEKVAAGWTAFDAAVSTPELMGQVGRLGKVLGPRGLMPNPKTGTVTPNTAKAVEEIKGGKIEFRVDKHANVHFVVGKSSFSADQLNDNIGAALEEIVRLKPSSSKGRYIQKGAVSTTFGPGIPLDVNSI from the coding sequence ATGGCTACCAAGTCCAAGGCTTACAAGGCTGCCGCCGAGAAGATCGAGGCAGACCGTTTCTACACTCCCAGCGAGGCAGTCGCGCTCGCCAAGGAGACCGGCTCGACGAAGTTCGACTCGACCGTCGAGGTCGCGCTGAAGCTCGCAGTCGACCCCCGCAAGGCAGACCAGATGGTGCGCGGCACCGTCATCCTGCCCCACGGCACCGGTAAGACCGCCCGCGTCATCGTCTTCGCCACCGGCCCCGCGGCCGAGGCAGCGATCGCCGCAGGTGCGGATGAGGTCGGCGGCGCCGAGCTCATCGAGAAGGTCGCCGCAGGCTGGACCGCGTTCGACGCGGCCGTCTCGACCCCGGAGCTCATGGGCCAGGTCGGTCGTCTCGGAAAGGTCCTGGGTCCGCGTGGACTCATGCCGAACCCGAAGACCGGCACCGTGACCCCCAACACGGCCAAGGCCGTCGAGGAGATCAAGGGCGGAAAGATCGAGTTCCGCGTCGACAAGCACGCCAACGTGCACTTCGTCGTGGGCAAGTCGTCGTTCTCGGCTGACCAGCTCAACGACAACATCGGCGCAGCGCTCGAGGAGATCGTCCGCCTCAAGCCGTCGAGCTCGAAGGGCCGTTACATCCAGAAGGGCGCCGTGTCGACCACGTTCGGCCCCGGCATCCCGCTGGACGTCAACTCCATCTGA
- the secE gene encoding preprotein translocase subunit SecE produces MDQDEPRGEVVAAGATREKKRGIAGFFAGIALFFRQVIAELRKVVTPTRKELVKFTAVVLVFVLIVMGIVYGLDTLFAWVTHIVFGVPGA; encoded by the coding sequence ATGGATCAGGACGAACCGCGCGGCGAGGTCGTCGCGGCCGGCGCCACCCGCGAGAAGAAGCGTGGCATCGCGGGCTTCTTCGCAGGCATCGCCCTGTTCTTCCGTCAGGTCATCGCAGAGCTGCGCAAGGTCGTCACGCCGACCCGCAAAGAGCTGGTCAAGTTCACCGCAGTGGTGCTCGTCTTCGTTCTCATCGTCATGGGCATCGTCTACGGACTGGACACCCTGTTCGCCTGGGTGACGCACATCGTCTTCGGGGTCCCGGGCGCCTGA
- a CDS encoding amino acid ABC transporter ATP-binding protein: protein MSLTDPAHAHTSTADALLTARGLHKRFGDNEVLRGIDLTLHRGEVVVLIGPSGSGKTTVLRALNGLETPDAGTIVVAGGPDIDFAPEAPVPKRTRAQKRLALRDRSAMVFQHHNLFPHLSVLENVIEGPWRVQGRPKAEVIAEARVLLARVGLADKENARPHELSGGQQQRVGIVRALALRPDLLLFDEPTSALDPELVGEVLLVIKELADEGWSMVVVTHELSFAREAADHVLFMDAGVVVEEGAPADIFGAPQHERTKKFLTRILRPLDGD from the coding sequence ATGTCGCTCACTGACCCCGCGCACGCGCACACGTCCACCGCAGACGCTCTTCTCACGGCACGCGGCCTGCACAAGCGCTTCGGCGACAACGAGGTGCTCCGGGGCATCGACCTCACGCTGCACCGCGGCGAGGTCGTCGTGCTGATCGGTCCGAGCGGGTCGGGCAAGACGACCGTCCTGCGGGCGCTCAACGGCCTCGAGACGCCGGATGCCGGCACGATCGTCGTCGCGGGCGGGCCCGACATCGACTTCGCTCCCGAGGCGCCGGTGCCGAAGCGCACACGCGCGCAGAAGCGACTCGCGCTGCGCGACCGCTCGGCGATGGTGTTCCAGCATCACAACCTCTTTCCGCATCTCTCGGTGCTCGAGAACGTCATCGAGGGTCCGTGGCGGGTGCAGGGCAGGCCGAAGGCCGAGGTGATCGCCGAAGCGCGCGTCCTGCTCGCCCGGGTGGGGCTCGCCGACAAGGAGAATGCTCGTCCGCACGAGCTCTCCGGCGGTCAGCAGCAGCGGGTGGGCATCGTTCGCGCACTCGCGCTGCGCCCCGACCTCCTGCTCTTCGACGAGCCGACCAGCGCGCTCGACCCCGAACTCGTGGGGGAGGTGCTGCTGGTCATCAAGGAGCTCGCCGATGAGGGGTGGAGCATGGTGGTCGTGACGCACGAGTTGAGCTTCGCGCGCGAGGCGGCCGACCACGTGCTGTTCATGGATGCCGGCGTCGTCGTCGAAGAGGGGGCGCCCGCCGACATCTTCGGCGCTCCGCAGCACGAGCGCACGAAGAAGTTCCTCACCCGCATCCTGCGGCCTCTCGACGGCGACTGA